In the Cololabis saira isolate AMF1-May2022 chromosome 7, fColSai1.1, whole genome shotgun sequence genome, one interval contains:
- the LOC133446990 gene encoding protocadherin alpha-C2-like, translating into MQSWKRYVLLALFIQFYFINKTATSVTHYSIPEEMKEGSVVANLANDLGLDVNTLIERKMRLDIIANKRYLDVNKETGELYVMEKIDREYICPTKSSASCYLRLEVILENPLRIFNMEVEILDVNDNAPQFRRDAIHLDISEATPNGERFSLSNAADPDVGSNSVKTYHLSESEYFNIEVQTGREGSKFADLILKKTLDREKKAVHNLILTAVDGGTPARSGTASIIVHVLDTNDNAPVFKNANLSVKLMENSPIGSLIIHLNATDLDEGSNSDLTYSYSLYTSEKTQETFNLNPSTGEITVKGMLNYEDFRIYDMEVIATDKGANSLSGQCTIKIVVEDMNDNHPELSIKSFQSPVSENIELDTVIAVVSISDKDSGDNGKVDLHIPGNMPFKLRESSDNYYELVVSEPLDREKVPEYDITFTVTDRGSPRLSDNETMTLELLDVNDNVPQFPQSFYTIRVMENNAPGALLSSLTAFDPDLHENQYLVYFIIEREIVNTSMSMLFSINPENGNLYALKTFDYEIENEFLFHIEARDSGSPPLSSNVTVHIIIVDQNDNAPVIVSPWRAHGSVVEEKIPRSTDKGSLVSKVIALDTDSVHNSRITYQFLQVTDASLFSLDQYNGEIRTMRMFSYKDPRHLRLVVVAKDNGQPALSATVTIKLITVETAIKTYSDMTEMPLEYDIFSDLNLYLLIGLGSVSFLLLITILVTIVLKCQSPKGSKPAPPSRNSVISERNSTIADSTLVSNDAYWYSLFLAETRKGKMVVRQPLPKGSRYIVSSLPRGTGLTDTSDSAASTLQV; encoded by the coding sequence ATGCAGTCATGGAAAAGGTACGTCTTGCTTGCTCTCTTcatacaattttattttataaacaaGACGGCGACCTCGGTGACTCATTATTCTATACCCGAAGAAATGAAAGAAGGATCAGTTGTAGCAAATCTTGCAAACGATCTCGGCCTCGATGTTAACACCCTCATTGAAAGGAAGATGCGGCTCGACATCATTGCTAACAAGAGATATCTGGATGTGAACAAAGAGACTGGCGAACTGTATGTTATGGAGAAAATAGACAGAGAATATATTTGCCCTACAAAGTCGTCTGCCTCTTGTTATCTAAGGCTTGAGGTTATACTCGAAAATCCCTTACGAATTTTTAACATGGAGGTGGAAATTTTGGACGTGAACGACAACGCCCCACAATTTCGTAGAGACGCCATACATTTGGATATATCAGAAGCGACGCCAAACGGGGAGAGATTTTCTCTCAGTAATGCAGCTGATCCTGATGTTGGCTCTAACTCTGTGAAGACGTATCACCTAAGTGAAAgtgaatattttaatattgaagtTCAGACTGGAAGAGAGGGGTCCAAATTCGCAGATTTGATCTTAAAAAAGACATTAGATCGAGAAAAGAAGGCGGTTCATAATTTAATACTCACAGCCGTAGATGGAGGAACACCTGCTAGATCTGGCACAGCCAGCATTATTGTTCACGTTTTGGATACAAATGATAATGCTCctgtttttaaaaatgcaaaCCTCAGCGTAAAGTTAATGGAAAATTCTCCGATTGGAAGTCTTATAATTCATCTCAATGCAACAGATTTAGATGAAGGATCAAATTCTGATTTAACATACTCATATAGTTTATATACTTCTGAAAAAACCCAAGAAACATTTAATCTTAATCCATCTACAGGTGAAATTACAGTTAAGGGGATGTTGAATTATGAGGATTTCAGGATTTATGATATGGAAGTTATAGCAACAGATAAAGGAGCCAACAGTTTATCAGGACAATGTACCATAAAGATTGTAGTTGAAGACATGAATGACAACCACCCAGAATTATCTATCAAATCATTTCAAAGTCCAGTCAGTGAAAACATTGAGTTAGACACGGTGATAGCTGTAGTTAGTATCAGTGATAAAGACTCAGGTGATAATGGAAAGGTTGATCTGCATATTCCAGGTAACATGCCTTTCAAACTGAGGGAGTCCTCTGATAACTATTATGAGTTAGTGGTGTCAGAGCCATTAGACCGTGAGAAGGTCCCAGAGTATGACATCACGTTCACAGTCACAGACAGAGGTTCTCCTCGTTTATCTGACAATGAGACTATGACTTTAGAGCTGCTGGATGTTAATGACAATGTTCCACAGTTCCCCCAGTCGTTTTATACTATACGTGTAATGGAGAATAACGCACCTGGAGCCCTGCTCAGTTCACTCACTGCATTTGACCCTGATCTCCATGAAAACCAGTATCTAGTTTACTTCATCATAGAGAGGGAGATTGTCAACACTTCCATGTCCATGCTGTTCTCCATCAATCCAGAGAACGGTAACCTTTACGCTCTGAAAACGTTTGACTATGAGATTGAGAATgagtttcttttccacatcgaGGCCAGAGACTCTGGTTCTCCTCCACTCAGCAGTAACGTGACCGTCCACATCATTATTGTGGATCAGAACGACAATGCTCCAGTCATTGTCTCTCCATGGCGTGCACACGGCTCAGTGGTGGAGGAAAAGATCCCCAGATCCACTGATAAAGGTTCCCTGGTCTCTAAGGTGATAGCCTTAGATACAGACTCGGTGCACAACTCTCGGATTACCTACCAGTTTCTCCAGGTGACTGATGCCAGTTTGTTCAGTCTGGACCAATACAACGGAGAGATCCGGACTATGAGGATGTTCAGTTACAAAGATCCACGTCACCTCAGACTGGTTGTTGTTGCCAAGGACAACGGACAGCCCGCTCTCTCAGCTACAGTCACCATCAAGCTGATCACAGTGGAGACTGCTATTAAGACCTACTCTGACATGACTGAGATGCCTCTGGAATACGACATCTTTTCAGACCTGAACCTGTATTTGCTCATCGGCCTGGGCTCAGTGTCATTTCTGCTGCTGATCACCATCCTTGTCACCATCGTGCTCAAGTGTCAGAGTCCCAAAGGCAGTAAACCGGCTCCTCCCAGCAGGAACAGTGTGATCAGTGAGAGGAACTCCACCATTGCAGACTCCACTCTGGTCTCCAACGATGCCTACTGGTACAGTCTGTTTCTAGCTGAGACCAGGAAAGGAAAGATGGTGGTTAGACAGCCTCTGCCGAAGGGCTCCCGGTACATCGTGTCCAGTTTACCAAGAGGAACAGGACTGACCGACACTAGTGACTCAGCTGCTTCAACCCTGCAGGTATGA
- the LOC133446986 gene encoding protocadherin alpha-C2-like — protein sequence MCCVLHTRVGSAVTMESLKRCVLLNIFIIFLLVQSMSTSKIHYSIPEEMKEGSVVANLATDLSLDVKTLNERKMRLDIIANKRYLDVNKETGELYIVEKIDREYICNTNLASCYLKLEVILENPVRISNIEVEIMDMNDNAPQFRRDTIYLDISEATPKGETFSLSNAIDPDVGSNSVKSYYLSESEYFNIKIQTGRDGSKFAELILTKNLDREQKAVHNLILTAVDGGKPARSGTASVIVRVLDTNDNAPTFDESVYNIKIMENSPIGSLVIHLNATDLDEGSNSDITYLYSLYTSEKTQETFHLNPSTGEITVKGMLNYEDFRIYDMEVIATDKGANSLSGQCTIKIVVEDMNDNHPELSIKSFQSPVSENIELDTVIAVVSISDKDSGDNGKVDLHIPGNMPFKLRESSDNYYELVVSEPLDREKVPEYDITFTVTDRGSPPLSDNETMTLELLDVNDNVPQFPQSFYTIRVMENNAPGGLLSSLTAFDPDLHENQYLVYFIIEREIVNTSMSMLFSINPENGNLYALKTFDYEIENEFLFHIEARDSGSPPLSSNVTVHIIIVDQNDNAPVIVSPWRAHGSVVEEKIPRSTDKGSLVSKVIALDTDSVHNSRITYQFLQVTDASLFSLDQYNGEIRTMRMFSYKDPRHLRLVVVAKDNGQPALSATVTIKLITVETAVKTYSDMTEMPLEYDIFSDLNLYLLIGLGSVSFLLLITILVTIVLKCQSPKGSKPAPPSRNSVISERNSTIADSTLVSNDAYWYSLFLAETRKGKMVVRQPLPKGSRYIVSSLPRGTGLTDTSDSAASTLQV from the coding sequence ATGTGTTGTGTCTTGCACACAAGGGTGGGTTCCGCTGTAACAATGGAGTCTCTGAAAAGGTGCGTGCTGCTaaacatttttattatattcttaCTCGTTCAAAGCATGTCGACATCAAAGATTCATTATTCTATACCCGAGGAAATGAAAGAAGGCTCCGTTGTCGCCAACCTCGCTACCGATCTCAGTCTGGATGTTAAAACCCTAAATGAGAGGAAGATGCGTCTTGACATCATTGCTAACAAGAGATATCTGGATGTGAACAAAGAGACGGGGGAACTGTATATTGTGGAGAAGATAGATAGAGAATACATTTGCAACACCAATTTGGCCTCATGTTATCTCAAACTAGAGGTAATTTTAGAGAATCCAGTACGAATATCTAATATCGAGGTGGAGATCATGGACATGAACGACAACGCCCCACAATTTCGCAGAGACACTATATATCTGGATATATCTGAAGCGACTCCAAAAGGAGAGACATTTTCTCTCAGCAATGCAATCGATCCTGATGTTGGATCTAACTCAGTAAAATCGTATTATCTGAGTGAGAGtgaatattttaatattaagaTTCAGACCGGAAGAGACGGATCCAAATTCGCCGAGTTAATCTTAACAAAAAACTTGGATCGGGAGCAAAAAGCGGTTCATAATTTAATACTGACGGCCGTAGATGGAGGAAAACCTGCTCGATCTGGTACAGCTAGCGTTATTGTTCGCGTTTTGGATACAAATGATAATGCTCCTACATTTGACGAATCAGTGTACAACATAAAAATAATGGAAAATTCTCCGATTGGAAGTCTCGTTATTCATCTCAACGCAACGGATTTGGATGAAGGATCAAACTCGGATATAACGTACTTATATAGTTTATATACGTctgaaaaaacacaagaaacgtTTCATCTCAATCCATCTACTGGTGAAATTACAGTTAAAGGAATGTTGAATTATGAGGATTTCAGGATTTATGATATGGAGGTTATAGCAACAGATAAAGGAGCCAACAGTTTATCAGGACAATGTACTATAAAGATTGTAGTTGAAGACATGAATGACAACCACCCAGAATTATCTATCAAATCATTTCAAAGTCCAGTCAGTGAAAACATTGAGTTAGACACGGTGATAGCTGTAGTTAGTATCAGTGATAAAGACTCAGGTGATAATGGAAAGGTTGATCTGCATATTCCAGGTAACATGCCTTTCAAACTGAGGGAGTCCTCTGATAACTATTATGAGTTAGTGGTGTCAGAGCCATTAGACCGTGAGAAGGTCCCAGAATATGACATCACGTTCACAGTCACAGACAGAGGTTCTCCTCCTTTATCTGACAATGAGACTATGACTTTAGAGCTGCTGGATGTTAATGACAATGTTCCACAGTTCCCCCAGTCGTTTTATACTATACGTGTAATGGAGAATAACGCACCTGGAGGCCTGCTCAGTTCACTCACTGCATTTGACCCTGATCTCCATGAAAACCAGTATCTAGTTTACTTCATCATAGAGAGGGAGATTGTCAACACTTCCATGTCCATGCTGTTCTCCATCAATCCAGAGAACGGTAACCTTTACGCACTGAAAACGTTTGACTATGAGATTGAGAATgagtttcttttccacatcgaGGCCAGAGACTCTGGTTCTCCTCCACTCAGCAGTAACGTGACCGTCCACATCATTATTGTGGATCAGAACGACAATGCTCCAGTCATTGTCTCTCCATGGCGTGCACACGGCTCGGTGGTGGAGGAAAAGATCCCCAGATCCACTGATAAAGGTTCCCTGGTCTCTAAGGTGATAGCCTTAGATACAGACTCGGTGCACAACTCTCGGATTACCTACCAGTTTCTCCAGGTGACTGATGCCAGTTTGTTCAGTCTGGACCAATACAACGGAGAGATCCGGACTATGAGGATGTTCAGTTACAAAGATCCACGTCACCTCAGACTGGTTGTTGTTGCCAAGGACAACGGACAGCCCGCTCTCTCAGCTACAGTCACCATCAAGCTGATCACAGTGGAGACTGCTGTTAAGACCTACTCTGACATGACTGAGATGCCTCTGGAATACGACATCTTTTCAGACCTGAACCTGTATTTGCTCATCGGCCTGGGCTCAGTGTCATTTCTGCTGCTGATCACCATCCTTGTCACCATCGTGCTCAAGTGTCAGAGTCCCAAAGGCAGTAAACCGGCTCCTCCCAGCAGGAACAGTGTGATCAGTGAGAGGAACTCCACCATTGCAGACTCCACTCTGGTCTCCAACGATGCCTACTGGTACAGTCTGTTTCTAGCTGAGACCAGGAAAGGAAAGATGGTGGTTAGACAGCCTCTGCCGAAGGGCTCCCGGTACATCGTGTCCAGTTTACCAAGAGGAACAGGACTGACCGATACTAGTGACTCAGCTGCTTCAACCCTGCAGGTATGA
- the LOC133446985 gene encoding protocadherin alpha-C2-like, with amino-acid sequence MCCVLHTTVGSAVTMESLKRCVLLNIFIIFLLVQNMSTSEIHYSIPEEMKEGSVVANLATDLSLDVKTLNDRKMRLDIIANKRYLDVNKETGELYIVEKIDREYICNTKSSASCYLRLEVILENPERISNIEVEIMDINDNAPQFRRGTVYLDISEATPKGEKFSLSNAVDNDVGTNSVKTYYLTESEHFNIKIQTGRDGSKFAELILTKTLDREQIAVHNLILTAVDGGKPARSGTASVIVRVLDTNDNAPTFDESVYNIKIMENSPIGTLVIHLNATDLDEGSNSDITYTYSLYTSEKTQETFHLNPSTGEITVKGMLNYEDFRIYDMEVIATDKGANSLSGQCTIKIVVEDMNDNHPELSIKSFQSPVSEKIELNTVIAVVSISDKDSGDNGKVDLHIPGNMPFKLRESSDNYYELVVSEPLDREKVPEYDITFTVTDRGSPPLSDNETMTLELLDVNDNVPQFPQSFYTIRVMENNAPGALLSSLTAFDPDLHENQYLVYFIIEREIVNTSMSMLFSINPENGNLYALKTFDYEIENEFLFHIEARDSGSPPLSSNVTVHIIIVDQNDNAPVIVSPWRAHGSVVEEKIPRSTDKGSLVAKVIALDTDSVHNSRITYQFLQVTDASLFSLDQYNGEIRTMRMFSYKDPRHLRLVVVAKDNGQPALSATVTIKLITVETAVKTYSDMTEMPLEYDIFSDLNLYLLIGLGSVSFLLLITILVTIVLKCQSPKGSKAAPPSRNSVISERNSTIADSTLVSNDAYWYSLFLAETRKGKMVVRQPLPKGSRYIVSSLPRGTGLTDTSDSAASTLQV; translated from the coding sequence ATGTGTTGCGTGTTGCACACAACGGTGGGTTCCGCTGTAACAATGGAGTCTCTGAAAAGGTGCGTGCTGCTaaacatttttattatattcttaCTCGTTCAAAACATGTCGACATCAGAGATTCATTATTCTATACCCGAGGAAATGAAAGAAGGCTCCGTTGTCGCCAACCTCGCTACCGATCTCAGTCTGGATGTTAAAACACTGAATGACAGGAAGATGCGTCTTGACATCATTGCTAACAAGAGATATCTGGACGTGAACAAAGAGACGGGGGAACTGTATATTGTGGAGAAGATAGATAGAGAATACATTTGCAACACCAAGTCTTCGGCGTCTTGTTATCTCAGACTAGAGGTAATTTTAGAGAATCCAGAACGAATATCTAATATCGAGGTGGAGATCATGGACATAAATGACAACGCCCCACAATTTCGAAGAGGCACCGTATATTTAGATATATCAGAAGCGACACCAAAAGGAGAGAAATTTTCTCTCAGCAATGCAGTTGATAACGACGTTGGAACTAATTCTGTTAAAACGTATTATCTTACTGAAAGTGAACATTTTAATATTAAGATTCAGACCGGTAGAGACGGATCTAAATTCGCCGAGTTAATCTTAACAAAAACCTTGGATCGGGAGCAAATAGCGGTTCATAATTTAATACTGACGGCTGTAGATGGAGGAAAACCTGCTCGATCTGGTACAGCTAGCGTTATTGTCCGCGTTTTGGATACAAATGATAATGCTCCTACATTTGACGAATCAGTGTACAACATAAAAATAATGGAAAATTCTCCGATTGGAACTCTTGTTATTCATCTCAACGCAACGGATTTGGATGAAGGATCAAACTCGGATATAACATACACATATAGTTTATATACGTctgaaaaaacacaagaaacattTCATCTGAATCCTTCTACTGGTGAAATTACTGTTAAAGGAATGTTGAATTATGAGGATTTCAGGATTTATGATATGGAAGTTATAGCAACAGATAAAGGAGCCAACAGTTTATCAGGACAATGTACCATAAAGATTGTAGTTGAAGACATGAATGACAACCACCCAGAATTATCTATCAAATCATTTCAAAGTCCAGTCAGTGAAAAAATTGAGTTAAACACGGTGATAGCTGTAGTTAGTATCAGTGATAAAGACTCAGGTGATAATGGAAAGGTTGATCTGCATATTCCAGGTAACATGCCTTTCAAACTGAGGGAGTCCTCTGATAACTATTATGAGTTAGTGGTGTCAGAGCCATTAGACCGTGAGAAAGTCCCAGAATATGACATCACGTTCACAGTCACAGACAGAGGTTCTCCTCCTTTATCTGACAATGAGACTATGACTTTAGAGCTGCTGGATGTTAATGACAATGTTCCACAGTTCCCCCAGTCGTTTTATACTATACGTGTAATGGAGAATAACGCACCTGGAGCCCTGCTCAGCTCACTCACTGCATTTGACCCTGATCTCCATGAAAACCAGTATCTAGTTTACTTCATCATAGAGAGGGAGATTGTCAACACTTCCATGTCCATGCTGTTCTCCATCAATCCAGAGAACGGTAACCTTTACGCACTGAAAACGTTTGACTATGAGATTGAGAATgagtttcttttccacatcgaGGCCAGAGACTCTGGTTCTCCTCCACTCAGCAGTAACGTGACCGTCCACATCATTATTGTGGATCAGAACGACAATGCTCCAGTCATTGTCTCTCCATGGCGTGCACACGGCTCGGTGGTGGAGGAAAAGATCCCCAGATCCACTGATAAAGGCTCCCTGGTTGCTAAGGTGATAGCCTTAGATACAGACTCGGTGCACAACTCTCGGATTACCTACCAGTTTCTACAAGTGACTGATGCCAGTTTGTTCAGTCTGGACCAATACAATGGAGAGATCCGGACTATGAGGATGTTCAGTTACAAAGATCCACGTCACCTCAGACTGGTTGTTGTTGCCAAGGACAACGGACAGCCCGCTCTCTCAGCTACAGTCACCATCAAGCTGATCACAGTGGAGACTGCTGTTAAGACCTACTCTGACATGACTGAGATGCCTCTGGAATACGACATCTTTTCAGACCTGAACCTGTATTTGCTCATCGGTCTGGGCTCAGTGTCATTTCTGCTGCTGATCACCATCCTTGTCACCATCGTGCTCAAGTGTCAGAGTCCCAAAGGCAGTAAAGCGGCTCCTCCCAGCAGGAACAGTGTGATCAGTGAGAGGAACTCCACCATTGCAGACTCCACTCTGGTCTCCAACGATGCCTACTGGTACAGTCTGTTTCTAGCTGAGACCAGGAAAGGAAAGATGGTGGTTAGACAGCCTCTGCCGAAGGGCTCCCGGTACATCGTGTCCAGTTTACCAAGAGGAACAGGACTGACCGATACTAGTGACTCAGCTGCTTCCACCCTGCAGGTATGA